The genomic region AGCCCGCGGCCCATGGATTCCTGAATCTTAGCTCCACCCCATGGGCCAACGTCACCATCGACGGGAGGCCGGTGGACGCGACCACTCCTTTGATCCACTACAAGCTCGCAGCCGGCCGTCATGAAATCCAGTTGAGCAATCCGTACACCCCGATGAAGAAGTCCCTCAAGGTGGACATCCGCGAGGGCGAGACCCAGAACCTGGTCGTCGATCTCCAACTGAACCGCTGATTCGCTCCATGGACCTCACCCCGGACACCGTCACCAAGCTCATCTACCTCGGGGAGAAGCCCACCAAGCTGGTCTACCGAAAACTCCTCTTCCGCATTCTGAAGGGCCCCGAGAAAGGACGGAAATTTGTATCCGATCGGGATCAGATCCGCATCGGCTCGGCGCCGGACAACCAACTCGTGCTGGCCGACGACACGATCTCGCGCCACCACGCGGAGATCCGGCTCGATCCCAAGGGATTTCTCGTGCGGGACCTCGGGAGCACCAACGGCACGTTCGTCAATGGCGTACAGGTCAACGAGGCCTATGTCCCTGCCCATTCGACGCTGACCATCGGCGCCACTCACTTCACCTTTGAGCCGCTCAAAGACCGCGTTGAGGTCGACATCAGCGAGAAGACCGTTTTCGGCGAACTGGTCGGGATCAGCGTCCTTCTCCGCCGAAGCTTCGCCTTGTTGGAGAAAGTAGCCGGGAAGGATGTAACGGTGCTCATCGAGGGCGAAACGGGCACCGGAAAAGACCTCGCGGCCCGCGCCATTCATCAATCCGGCCCCCGCAAATCCGGTCCTTTCGTGGTCTTCGACGGCGGCTCCGTGCCCAAAAACCTGGCCGAGAGCGAATTGTTCGGCCACGTTCGAGGCTCCTTTACGGGGGCACACTCCGACAAAATCGGCGCCGTCGAGCAGGCGCACCGGGGAACACTGTTTCTCGATGAGATCGGCGAACTGGATCTGGAACTCCAACCCAAGCTCCTCCGCGCCCTGGAACAGCGCGAGGTGAAGAAAGTCGGTTCCACCACGATGGCACACGTGGACGTCCGTTTCATCGCCGCCACGAACAAGAACCTGGAGGAGGAAGTCGAGAAGAATCGATTCCGGAAGGATCTTTTCTATCGGCTGAACACCATTCGTATCACGATGCCTCCGCTCCGGGAGCGGCGCGAGGATGTTCCCGTACTTATCGACAAGTTCCTCAAGGAGTTCAACGCCCCTCCCGACTACCGGCTACCTCCCGAAGCCGTTCCCCTCTTCCAATCGTACAGTTGGCCCGGCAATGTGAGGGAGCTCCGGAACACCGTTCAGAAGATGCTTGTTTTTTCAGATCCCCGGGAAGCCCTTACACCGCGCGAAGAGGCGCCCGCTGGAGAAGTGGACCTCTCCGTCCCCTTCAAAGAAGCCAAACATGAAGTTCTCGTGCAATTCGAACGCCGGTATCTCTCCCAGCTCCTT from Nitrospirota bacterium harbors:
- a CDS encoding sigma 54-interacting transcriptional regulator, which encodes MDLTPDTVTKLIYLGEKPTKLVYRKLLFRILKGPEKGRKFVSDRDQIRIGSAPDNQLVLADDTISRHHAEIRLDPKGFLVRDLGSTNGTFVNGVQVNEAYVPAHSTLTIGATHFTFEPLKDRVEVDISEKTVFGELVGISVLLRRSFALLEKVAGKDVTVLIEGETGTGKDLAARAIHQSGPRKSGPFVVFDGGSVPKNLAESELFGHVRGSFTGAHSDKIGAVEQAHRGTLFLDEIGELDLELQPKLLRALEQREVKKVGSTTMAHVDVRFIAATNKNLEEEVEKNRFRKDLFYRLNTIRITMPPLRERREDVPVLIDKFLKEFNAPPDYRLPPEAVPLFQSYSWPGNVRELRNTVQKMLVFSDPREALTPREEAPAGEVDLSVPFKEAKHEVLVQFERRYLSQLLSEKGYNVSESARSAGIDRKYLERMVKKLNLK